The nucleotide window AAGCGGCATCGGTCAACCCGGTGGACTGGAAAGTCATGGCGGGCTACCTCGACGGCGCGATCACGGCACACTTCCCGGCGATCCCGGGATGGGATGTTTCCGGCGTCGTTCTTCAGCCGGGTCCCGCCGTCCCTGAATTCTCTGCTGGCGACGAGGTGATGGGCTACGTCCGGATGGACACCGTTGGCCAGGGAACCTTCGCGGAGCGTGTCGCCGCGCCTGTCCGCACCCTCTCGCGCAAACCCGCGAACCTCTCCTGGGCAGAGGCCGCCACTGTCCCGCTGACCGGTCTCACCGCACTTCAGACGCTGGACGCGCTGGATGTCTCCAGCGGCGACACCGTGCTCATCCACAACGGTGCCGGTGGCGTGGGCACCTTCGCCATCCAGATTGCACGGGCCCGTGGAGCCCGCGTCATCGCCTCCGCGTCCGAGCGGAACCACGACTTCCTCCGGGAACTGGGCGCGGAACCGGTCACCTACGGAGACGGTATTGCAGGCCGTGTCCGTGAGATCGCCCCGGACGGTGTCAGCGCCGTCGTCGACTTCGTGGGAGGCGACGACTGGCGGGCATCGCTGGACGTCCTGACCCGGCAGGGGCGCGTTGCGTCCATTGCCGACGCCGACGCGAAGGAGCGCGGGGGACGGTACGTGTTTGTGCGCCCGGTGGCCGCAGATCTCGCCACGCTCGCTGACCTGATCGAAGCCGGAGAGGTGAAGCCGGTGCTAGCCGAGACATATCCGTTGGAGCGCGCGGCGGATGCCTTTGCAGCCAACATGGAGGGTCACACGCGCGGGAAGATCGCGATTACGGTCGGCTAAGCCCGGGTGGGGCCGCCGTGCACTTCCTCATCGTCGTAGTACTCGTCGTCGTCCTCATCGGCGAGGTCGATCGGCGGGAGGTTGGCCGTCTGGTGACGGCGCAGGGCCCGGCGATAGGAATGATCCACGCGGTGACGGCGTGATCCGGCGGTGATGAGGACGAGGAATACCGCGAGCGCCGTCGCAGCGGCTGTCGACAGCGATCCGGGTTCCCCGAGGAGCCGCTCCACAATGATCCAGCCCATGCCCCACACCAGCGCAAGGGCAACCGCAATACGGCCGCGGTCCATCGAGCACACCGCGCTTCC belongs to Arthrobacter tumbae and includes:
- a CDS encoding NADP-dependent oxidoreductase; translation: MKAVFYSTYGDPGVLEYGDQPEPKVGPDTVLIEVKAASVNPVDWKVMAGYLDGAITAHFPAIPGWDVSGVVLQPGPAVPEFSAGDEVMGYVRMDTVGQGTFAERVAAPVRTLSRKPANLSWAEAATVPLTGLTALQTLDALDVSSGDTVLIHNGAGGVGTFAIQIARARGARVIASASERNHDFLRELGAEPVTYGDGIAGRVREIAPDGVSAVVDFVGGDDWRASLDVLTRQGRVASIADADAKERGGRYVFVRPVAADLATLADLIEAGEVKPVLAETYPLERAADAFAANMEGHTRGKIAITVG